The following are from one region of the Amycolatopsis sp. QT-25 genome:
- a CDS encoding MraY family glycosyltransferase — MPPAQGLPIREYILVALTAAAVTFLLTGVVRRVAIRIGAIANPRARDVHVTPIPRMGGIGIFLGVAAAMGLAHQLPALSRGFDFSFDSLGVLLAAGVISLIGALDDRFELDAWTKLAGQVMCAGILVIFGVQWVSFWVPWGGGGESFGQVLVLDKNQGALLTVVLVVVMVNAMNFVDGLDGLAGGLGFIAAAATCSFSLGLLDSSGGDVGAYPPALIAATLAGACLGFLPYNFQPAKIFMGDSGSMMIGLMLAGATTSASGRVPYPQFSGKDALALLSPLVVVAAVLFVPLLDLIMAVIRRTRRGESPFAADKMHLHHRLLEIGHSQRRAVLLIYLWAGLLAFGAVSVTLFDDVAVFWIVGFGFLLATLVSVVPRLRSRNRTA, encoded by the coding sequence ATGCCTCCTGCGCAAGGCCTCCCGATCCGGGAGTACATCCTCGTCGCCCTCACCGCGGCGGCCGTGACCTTCCTGCTCACCGGCGTCGTGCGCCGGGTCGCGATCCGGATCGGCGCGATCGCCAACCCGCGGGCCCGCGACGTCCACGTCACCCCGATCCCGCGGATGGGCGGCATCGGCATATTCCTCGGGGTCGCCGCCGCGATGGGGCTCGCGCACCAGTTGCCCGCGCTGAGCCGAGGCTTCGACTTCTCCTTCGACTCGCTGGGTGTCCTGCTCGCCGCCGGGGTGATCTCCCTGATCGGCGCGCTCGACGACCGGTTCGAACTGGACGCTTGGACGAAACTGGCGGGTCAGGTCATGTGCGCGGGGATCCTGGTGATCTTCGGGGTGCAGTGGGTGTCGTTCTGGGTGCCGTGGGGCGGTGGTGGCGAGTCCTTCGGCCAGGTGCTGGTGCTGGACAAGAACCAGGGTGCGCTGCTGACCGTCGTGCTGGTGGTCGTCATGGTCAACGCGATGAACTTCGTCGACGGCCTCGACGGGCTCGCCGGCGGTCTCGGCTTCATCGCCGCCGCGGCGACGTGCTCCTTCTCCCTCGGCCTGCTCGATTCCTCGGGCGGGGACGTCGGCGCGTACCCGCCCGCCCTCATCGCCGCCACGCTCGCCGGGGCCTGTCTGGGCTTCCTGCCGTACAACTTCCAGCCCGCGAAGATCTTCATGGGCGACTCGGGTTCGATGATGATCGGTCTCATGCTGGCGGGCGCGACGACGTCGGCGTCGGGTCGCGTGCCGTATCCGCAGTTCAGCGGTAAGGACGCGCTCGCGCTGCTCTCGCCGCTCGTCGTGGTCGCCGCGGTCCTTTTCGTACCGTTGCTGGACCTGATCATGGCGGTCATCCGTCGCACCCGTCGCGGCGAGAGCCCGTTCGCCGCGGACAAGATGCACCTGCACCATCGCCTGCTGGAGATCGGCCATTCCCAGCGTCGCGCGGTACTGCTCATCTATTTGTGGGCCGGTCTGCTCGCGTTCGGCGCGGTCTCGGTGACGTTGTTCGACGATGTCGCGGTCTTCTGGATCGTCGGCTTCGGGTTCCTGCTGGCGACCCTGGTGTCGGTCGTCCCGCGGCTGCGATCGCGGAACCGGACCGCCTGA
- a CDS encoding L-threonylcarbamoyladenylate synthase: MSAVYDCSKRESRADGLAAAASAVRSSRLVVLPTDTVYGIGADAFDGGAVQSLLRAKNRGPDMPVGVLVGSWSTVDGLVLGTPPQARALIEAFWPGDLSIVLPHAPSLQWDLGQSRGTVMLRMPLHPVALELLRDVGPMAVSSANVSGQPPASTAQEAVDQLGDSVAVYLDGGSTGEPVPSTMVDLTGDDPVILREGAVSRAAVAEVLGVPAESLA; this comes from the coding sequence ATGAGCGCGGTGTACGACTGCAGCAAGCGTGAATCGCGGGCCGACGGGCTCGCCGCGGCGGCGAGCGCGGTGCGCTCCAGCCGCCTCGTCGTCCTCCCGACCGACACGGTCTACGGCATCGGCGCGGACGCCTTCGACGGTGGCGCCGTCCAGTCCCTCCTGCGGGCCAAGAACCGCGGCCCGGACATGCCGGTCGGGGTCCTGGTCGGTTCCTGGTCCACTGTGGACGGCCTCGTGCTCGGCACGCCGCCGCAGGCCCGCGCGCTCATCGAGGCCTTCTGGCCCGGCGACCTCTCCATCGTCCTGCCGCACGCGCCGAGCCTGCAGTGGGATCTCGGCCAGTCACGCGGAACGGTGATGCTGCGGATGCCGCTGCACCCGGTCGCGCTGGAACTGCTGCGGGACGTCGGCCCGATGGCGGTCTCCAGCGCCAACGTGTCCGGTCAGCCGCCCGCCTCCACCGCGCAGGAGGCCGTCGACCAGCTCGGCGACAGTGTCGCGGTGTACCTCGACGGCGGGTCCACCGGAGAGCCCGTTCCGTCCACGATGGTCGACCTCACCGGCGACGACCCGGTCATCCTGCGGGAGGGCGCGGTCAGCCGTGCCGCCGTCGCGGAGGTACTGGGCGTGCCCGCGGAGTCACTCGCCTGA
- a CDS encoding M6 family metalloprotease domain-containing protein, whose amino-acid sequence MRSSLRRAPLSTLAVLATVALLPGLVAQPASAAVPVKGWPAPIDGSTWENQDHMTWDDYRKPPGTNWADPSLKPTKRTFKGAVVLADYPDQEFAVTQPARSTVFGNPGPAASNVPRANVAQFYQDFLNKPQALNQGHTINEYWMEDSGGRMGVDLTAFGPYRLPGKSFEYGMEFQPDACPPGANCKRDLRADAGAAWRADVGDVSKQFDFIFYLSAGQDESATWQEFGVMKFGEPGNVPDEFGPGVAGMPNAASTRYVPWTSWKSAASIWPNAVTGSSTQAESSGQAVYAHELSHILGIGDNYNNPFGTPPSRTYTGPWEMMSRGSFNGPGGPHTRWQIPATQGGSMGSHHMLRTKMKLDIIDLEDVLRIDRNQLAENGPVSARITARSVLPGQGAYSGITIALNGGDLSPKCDRSKDPFCDGGGYDNYTVEVVDRMGSDSFAPDSGVIIAKTKNQDNAPFEWIVDANPADIGMTDYKKPDGTAVPIPIGDYRQLNDAAFKAGTGSASKYEYTDVANKLKFLVSDVERDRKGVLSYVVTVASLDGAGSQARGVSLWPSAPAFAKQGLASCSFPVFNTGNAKGAAAPYDTDTYRLSASTSAKGWQVRLPNELSTVPFGGRSSATAHAKRAAGGDHVAHIKLTATSIADPAKTATSFCTAFAF is encoded by the coding sequence ATGCGATCGTCTCTCCGACGAGCCCCACTCAGCACACTCGCCGTCCTCGCCACCGTCGCGTTACTGCCGGGTCTGGTCGCCCAGCCCGCGTCCGCCGCGGTGCCCGTGAAGGGCTGGCCCGCCCCGATCGACGGGTCGACCTGGGAGAACCAGGACCACATGACGTGGGACGACTACCGCAAGCCGCCCGGCACCAACTGGGCCGACCCTTCGCTGAAGCCGACAAAGCGGACGTTCAAGGGCGCCGTGGTGCTCGCGGACTACCCGGACCAGGAGTTCGCCGTCACGCAGCCGGCGCGTTCGACGGTGTTCGGCAATCCCGGCCCCGCCGCGAGCAACGTCCCCCGCGCGAACGTCGCGCAGTTCTATCAGGACTTCCTCAACAAACCGCAGGCGCTGAACCAGGGCCACACCATCAACGAGTACTGGATGGAGGACTCCGGCGGCAGGATGGGTGTCGACCTGACCGCGTTCGGGCCGTACCGGCTGCCCGGCAAGTCCTTCGAATACGGCATGGAGTTCCAGCCCGACGCCTGTCCGCCGGGCGCGAACTGCAAACGTGATCTCCGCGCCGACGCGGGCGCCGCCTGGCGGGCGGACGTGGGCGACGTCTCCAAGCAGTTCGACTTCATCTTCTATCTTTCCGCCGGCCAGGACGAGAGCGCGACCTGGCAGGAATTCGGCGTGATGAAGTTCGGCGAGCCGGGGAACGTGCCCGACGAATTCGGTCCCGGTGTCGCCGGAATGCCGAACGCCGCCTCCACCCGTTACGTCCCGTGGACGTCGTGGAAATCGGCGGCGAGCATCTGGCCGAACGCGGTCACCGGCTCCTCGACCCAGGCCGAAAGCTCGGGTCAGGCGGTGTACGCGCACGAACTGAGCCACATCCTCGGTATCGGCGACAACTACAACAACCCGTTCGGCACCCCGCCGTCCAGGACCTACACCGGTCCGTGGGAGATGATGTCGCGCGGCAGTTTCAACGGCCCCGGCGGACCGCACACCCGCTGGCAGATCCCGGCGACGCAGGGCGGCTCGATGGGCTCGCACCACATGCTGCGCACCAAGATGAAACTGGACATCATCGACCTCGAAGACGTCCTCAGGATCGACCGGAACCAGCTCGCCGAGAACGGGCCGGTCTCGGCCAGGATCACGGCGCGTTCGGTCCTGCCGGGGCAGGGCGCCTACAGCGGCATCACGATCGCGCTCAACGGCGGGGACCTCTCGCCGAAATGCGATCGCTCGAAGGACCCGTTCTGCGACGGTGGCGGCTACGACAACTACACCGTCGAGGTCGTCGACCGGATGGGCAGCGATTCCTTCGCCCCCGATTCCGGCGTCATCATCGCGAAGACGAAGAACCAGGACAACGCGCCGTTCGAATGGATCGTCGACGCGAACCCGGCCGACATCGGCATGACCGACTACAAGAAGCCCGACGGCACCGCGGTCCCCATCCCCATCGGTGATTACCGTCAGCTCAACGACGCCGCGTTCAAGGCGGGCACCGGTTCGGCGAGCAAGTACGAGTACACCGACGTGGCGAACAAGCTCAAGTTCCTCGTCTCGGACGTCGAGCGCGACCGCAAGGGCGTGCTGTCCTACGTCGTCACGGTGGCCTCCCTCGACGGGGCGGGATCGCAGGCCAGGGGCGTTTCGCTGTGGCCGTCGGCCCCCGCGTTCGCCAAGCAGGGGCTCGCGAGCTGCTCGTTCCCGGTGTTCAACACCGGCAACGCGAAGGGCGCGGCGGCGCCGTACGACACCGACACCTACCGCCTGAGCGCGTCCACCAGCGCGAAGGGCTGGCAGGTGCGGCTGCCGAACGAGCTGTCCACCGTCCCGTTCGGCGGACGGTCTTCGGCGACGGCGCACGCCAAACGGGCCGCGGGCGGTGACCACGTCGCGCACATCAAGCTGACCGCGACGTCGATCGCGGACCCGGCGAAGACGGCGACGTCGTTCTGCACCGCTTTCGCCTTCTGA